Genomic window (Ciconia boyciana chromosome 12, ASM3463844v1, whole genome shotgun sequence):
TGGCtaaaaacacagatttattGCGATTTATTTGCAACCAGTACTCAACACCCCCAGCGGTGACTCTGGACCCATGTGGACACCCTGACCTCCCTGTGATGCATCCACAGCCAGCGGGCTCATCCCTGGGGGCACAAGCCCACCCATTGCCATCCAGGCAGGCTCGCTGGGGCTTGTGGGCTGTGGTCCCACTGTGCCAGGGGCTGCCTGTGGGCTGGCAGCATGGAGGAGGGAACAGAAGCTGGATTCATGGTCCTTCGCTGATGTAAGCCACCAGCTGGGATGTCTGAGCAGTCGCAAGGCTCTTGGGAtccctggggagagaggggggtCAAACTCCCCAAGCCTGCAAGCAAGAGGGCTGAGCATGGGAGATGCCGCCGTGTCCTCTCCTCTTACCATACTCCCTCGGTGCCAGCCCGGATGCTGGGAGAGGTGCCAGCCCAGTTCCCACCCGCAGCCGCTACACGTATCCTGTCAGGTTGTAGGAGTTGACCTCACTCTTGGTCTTCTGTGTCTGGCTGACGGAGGGCCGGGGGCTCTTGCCCGCCAGCAGTCGGGGCTGGTAGGTGCTTGCGTAGGTGGCTGTTGGGtcccgggcagggcaggaggtgcagAGGATGAAGCCGCCAAcgagagagaggagggaggagatgaTGCCCAGGTAAAGTGCCTCCCCGAGCTCAAACTTCATGCTGTCGGGGAGGACAGGGTTGTGGAAATCCCGCAGCACCACATGGATGTTCCACACCAGTGGGATGAAGCAGAGCAGCCCCCCGAGGATGAAGACTGCGCCACCTGCCACTGCCACCCGGTCCTTGCCCGGTGAGCCCTGGCTGAAGATGGTGCACCTCATACCCACGACGGTGAGGAGGCAGGCGAGGGAGGAGATGGCACAGGAGCTCACCATCAGGGCTTGGGCCGCCTGGACATCAGCGGGCAGGTTGAGCAGGGAGCTGTAGATGTCGCACTGGGTGATGCCTGTGCTGTATGTGGCACACTCCATCCACAGCCCCTTGGTGAAGCTCACGGCCGTCACAATGCTGGAGCCGATGTAGGAGCTGGTcttccagctgggcagcagtGTGGCCGTCAGCGTGCCGATGTAGCCCAGGAAGGCCACGGTGtagcccagcagctggagcccCATGGACACCATGGTGGGGGCTGGCTGTCACCTCCCCGGGGCTCACGGCTTCTCGCCCGGCTCGCTCCCGCACGCTTACCTTCCCATGgccctgctggcagctctgctcacTGTGCTGCAGCTCCACCCCActcctgggggtgctggttttGTGCGGGCACTGGTGCGTGGGTGGGAGCCGGTGGGAGGAGAGGTTACCTGCAAGAGTGGAAAGCAATCCCTCCCCGATTAACGATTGACCCAAGCCTGTGGAGGAGCGCCAAGTGCCCTTTCACCTCCGCTATCTCCTCAGCCAGACTTCAgaggcagagcagtgctgcCCGGGAAGGACGCCAAAGCCCTCCCTTGTGCCggggccatgggcagggatggAGAGTCAGTTGCTGGCAGGGGGAAAGTGCCCACTGCCTTCCTGGGCGTCCCTTGTCTTCTGTCATGGCTCAAGCCAAGGAAGCCAAAAAGCTACAGCTGCGCCATGTTATTTGGGACCTGCCAGAGGCGATTTCAGATGGTGGCCCTGAGGCTCCCCCAGCTGAGGAAGTGGGATTGTGCCTGGTCCCCGTCTGTGTGGGGCTCACCCAAGACATTAGCAGCCACCCACCACCCACCCCAAGCTGCCAAGGCTCTGGTGGGACAACGGGATGCGCCCACCTGAGATTGAACCATGGCTATCAGCCTTTCCGTGCTGCTGGGGACAACGGTGGAGAGGGATGCATGTGACAGCCACGCCTGCATCCCCAGGAGAGCCTGGAGGTCCACGGAGGGCAGAATTACATCACGGCAAAGCACGCTGGCAGCGCCTCAGGGATGCTTCCCTGGAGTGCCCCTGCTGAGCAGGGTGACCCCGGTGGGGTGAGCACACTGGGGTGCAGCTCATGGTCGCTGCCGTCAGCAGGGGTTTTTCTGCTGATGCCAtctcctgcccgcagccctgcgtGTGGGTGGGGGGTTTGGCAGAGGCAGTAGAGTGGGgtggtttgttttccctctgccttGTTTCAAAATTCCCCCTCCTGTGGCATCTTGCGAAACCGGACTGCGCCCATGCCACACCACACCGACACTGTGGCCGGCGGCCTCTCTCCCTGGGAACGCTCCTGGCTGAGAGTGCCCCCCACTGCCCAGTGCCTTCgctcctctccctgtccccccactgGCTCTTCAAATGCTTGGTACCAAATTTTCCCAactttctgtctcctttcctgtGCACTAACCAAGACCTCCCACTCTGTCTCAGGGGTGTTGCTGCAAAAGAAACACCTGGGGTGCTTGGGGTGCCAGCAAAAAGGCATTGGGAGGGTTCATGCCGGAGCTCTGTGGTACTTACGGAGGTGGCTGGAGACGCAGTGCAGGACTGAGGGTGGCCACAGCCGAGGGTCACCCAGGACTGGAGGTGGCTGGTCGGGGCAGGGTGAGCGCCCAGGGCCCCAGCCCAGGGGATCAGGGGCTGCGAACTGTTTAGCTACGGCTTTGCAAAATCTACCTGCAAATCTCAGCCTGGATCAGAGGCTTACTGCAGATCAGAATTAAACCCTTTCGGCGTCGGGAAGGATTGGGGAGCTGGGATGCCTCGTTTTGCTTGTTGCCTATCAGGGTAGGTTTGCCGAAGTGTCTCAGGTCTGTGGCTTGCTGTCACCTTTCTGGCCAGCCTTGGTGACTGGCGGGTGACTGTGTGCCACTGCCCATGTGTCCGCTTCGGGCTGTGTCGCCCATGCTGGGGTTGGAGGGGCAGTGAAACGCCAGCAGGTTGAACTCCCCTTTCCCGCAGGGTGATCTTGGGCTTTCAGTTCGCTCCTCCTGGTCCTGCTTGTCCTCCACGGGGTTTGTTGTTGTAAGACTCCTGGCCCAAATGAGGAGCAAATGGAGACGGTAATGAGGGCTGCACTGGCCCCGTGCCCCCTCCTGCTTGCCGGCTGCTGCAGatggagaggggcagggagggccccTGGTGACAAATTGTGCTCAGAGCTGAGCACAGTCTGGCCAGCGTTTTGACAGGGGTGTTTGGATGCTGATAGCAGAGCTACAGCAGGGAccatttgctattttctttccttgtcccAAATTGAAACcctcctgggagcaggaggtgaCCTGTCTGCCAGCCTTGAGTGCTCGGGCAGGAGCAGTGGGCAGGGACGGGATgtgtggcagtgctgggggtgggggggtgtgagCCTTGCACCCTCGTACTGACAAGGTTTTCTGTACCTCCCGGTATGGTCCACATCTCaaaaagccaaagcagagagcagggaCCACGGGCAAGCACATGCTCTCCCCACTGTGTTGGCAGTGTGGGAACAGGGCGATCCGAGCATGGGCCGTGGATGCCTGAGCAGGACTgttgccctgcctgcacctgggGTCCACCCCTGCCGTCCATCTTCCCTCCCTGTCCTCTCTTGAGCATCCCACCACCTGCTTCCTGGTTGCTCTGTGCTTGCCACCACTGCAGCCCATCACACTGTCCCCATCACATGCCCATCATGCTGTCCTCGTCATGCCCatcaccctgtccccagggcacGCCCATCACACAGTCCTCATCATGCCCATTGCGCTGTCCCCATCACAAGCCCACCACACTGACCCTGTGGCATGCCCATCAGGCTGTCCCATCTCATGGCCATTgcactgtccccatcccatgcccatcctgctgccccagcactccccatccatcccccacacaccccctccCTTATGCAAATGGATACAAAGAGCACTTAATCACCCTTGTTAATAGTCTCTGCCCTCCCCTGTTCCCCCTGGGGATTTTCTCACAAATGGTGTCTaacttttcccttctgtgttttgcttttccacCAGAGATTGCAGCCCATCCACCCCCAGCCTCTCCATGACCCTCTGTTTACACAACTGGGACAAATTTCACACCCCGGGGACGGCTGTCCCCGCACCCCTAGTCCCTCATTTCCCTGCCGTTGCCCCTGCCCCAGAGAATTTGAGTcaccagccagggcagggctaTAAAGGTGTCCTCACCAGGGGTCTGCAGCATCAGAGGGGACACCGTTGCCTGCGACCATGGAAGCTGCTGCCTGTGGCCTGGCTCCCCACGGGCTCCGGGTGCCTGTGGCCAGTGCttgcccagccccggggctggagCAAGGGGAAAGGTACCTGGGTGCTGCGCAGcctggggggactggggagggcggggagggcagggcacGTGCgggaggtgggatggggaaggctTCAGCTGGATTCGGGTGAAGGCTGTGTGGCTCCCCGCTCTGATGGGGACCCCTCTGATCCTGGCAGCTGCGGGCGGGAGAGAGGGTGCAGAGCCCAGGGAGCAATGCTGGCGGGCTcccaggggggctgggggggggggctggagcagggcgaGGAGCACTGAGGCCAAGGCGGTACAGGTGCAACCCGCATGTGCCCGGCACCTCAGCCACACAcccaggcaggggctgagccGGGCGGGTAAaactgtggggctgggggtgcgtAGCTGCGGTGGGGGGGAGCAAGGCAAGGGGGGAGTGGGCCAGGGTGGGCAGCCCTCGCGCTGAACCTGCTCTCCACACCTAGATCCCAGCCTCTCTGGAGACCGTGGCTGCCCGGAGTAGAGGAGGGAACCAGGTGGCGGAGGGAGCACACGGACACTGTGAGTTTTACGCTCCCTGCTGGGTCCCCCCCAGTTTTCCACTGGGGGTTGGGGTCCGTGTTTGGCAGAAAACCAGCCTCTCGCCCCAGACTCCTTCACCCCTGGCACTGTTGCATGGCAAAACTGTGCCCACCTCCCCTGGTGCAtcacccctctgccccacaaGCCATGCAGCCTCGCCggggcagggccaggcagaCCCCCCCAGGCAGCCAAGGCCAGCACAGCCACGCCGCAGGGACCTGAAAGGGCCGCCTGTTCCCAGGCCTGGCAGACATTCCTCAGGGGGTTAGCGGGACGCCTGGGCATGAGCTTTTGAGCACGGGGAGGGGAGATTATGCTGGCAAAAAgcctgctggggaagggggtaGATGCCAGCTTCCTTTGCAGGGGCACGAGGACCTAAacccaggggcagggaggggggagaagccAGCTTCAGGGCAGGCTGACCATGCAGAGGTCTGCCAGGTCTGTGGGGCATCACCCCTGCCAACGGGAGAGAAAGGTCCCTGCCCTTGCTGCCAACTGGGGTCCCGTGCACCCCGCTGCTGCCATGCCAGGAAgagggggcagcaggagccccaGGGCAGGTCCCACCTGACTGTGTCTCCTCAGGCTTGGACTCCGGAGGCGGCGGGGGATGGCGGCCCTAACAAAACGCTGGCGTTTTTCCACCACCCAGTCAGGTACATCCCCTGCTGCTGGGTGCCCCGGCCAGGCCTgagggcagggggcagggggcaggcaggggctctCACCCTGGGTCTCCCTACACAGGCTCCTCTGGCCCAAGTCCAAGTCCTTTGACTATCTGTACGGCGTGggggagaagctgctggagaaCTTCCCGGTGCAGGCCACCCTCTGCCTCTACGAGGACTCAGGCAgcgaggaggagaaggaggaagaggaggaagaagaggaggaggaagaagaagagaaggaagaggcagggGACGTGGCAACAGGTCCCCCGccgcaggcaggcagccctggcaggcCGGCGTGAGGGCACGGTGCAGCAAGCGAGGGCAGGCCCGGCGGCACCAAGGAGTGCAGGCAGATGCCTGCCCCGGAGGCAGCATGTGGGCAGGCAGCGCGCACAGACCCCACCGCCCGGGGTCATCAGCCCTcaggggcggcgcggcccgcggcccggccccagGCCCTCGCAGTGGCCGCGGGGCCGtgcccgccgcgcccggggTCCGGCGGTGACCGCGCTCcagccggcccggccccgcagcgccgcccgccgctcGCCGCGCTGCGCCGCAACGGGCAGGGGACTACGACTCCCAGCAGCCACTGCGGCACCTCCCGGCAGCCGTAGCCCTCTCTCATTGGCTACCAGTCTCTCTCTGGTTGGGGGAGGAGCGCGTagccccgcccgctgcccccgctCCGCCTTTCTATTGCAGCCGCGGGAGGAGGAAGGCGGTGCGCGCTGGCTGCGGGGGACTCGATTGGCCGaggggcggtgccggggcgggaggaggcggggcgggggcggggccttccccttcccctccccgccagCGGGAGGGagcggctgcggcggggcgcGAGGCGGCCATGAGGTacgggcggggcggcgcggcgcggcgcggccgggggtACGGGGCGAGGGGGACTAGGAGCCGTGGGGAGGGTTATGGGGCGAGGGGGTCGCGGGGCGGCAGGTCATGGGGCGGGGGACAGGAGCTGTGGGGCCGGTTATGGGGTCCTGGGGCgagagggaaggggctggggccggggccggggaggtGGGAGTCGGGGGTCGTGGAGCTGGCAAGGGGTTTTCGGGCGtttggggaagagaagagcGTGGAGGTGGGGTGTGTCGGTGGGGtaggggcaggggctgtggtGGTGGGGTTCGTCCGGGACTAGAAAGCCCCGCTCACTTGGGCAAGTTCACATTTGGGGTGATGGGGCAGGTGAGTTGGGGGGGACCCTGCTGTGGGGTGACACTAGAAGCTGAGGGTGATGGAAATAATTTGGAGTTGGGTTTGGGGAAGGCAGGGCtagtgctgggatggaggggcCGAGGCGgaggctggctgggagcagtgCGAGGACCGGCCGCGTGGGGTCGGGTGGGGTCCGAAGGCTGTTTCGGGAGGGCGAGGCATCCTGGCACCCCGCGGGGACGCCGCGGTCCCTGGCAAGCGGAGCCGGTGCAGCCTCTTCTCCTCGCTGTGGATCTTGGCACGGAAAACCCCAAATACTGCTAGGATCCTGCTGAGCGGCTGGCAGCCGCGGCTACGTGGTGCCAGGAGAGCCGGCAGCCTCCCTGCGCGCCATGGCACGTCACTGGTGTCTGTGGGTCCCCCCGACCCGTacccgtgccccccagcctggcgAGGAGGTGCCGCCTCCCAGGGTGCCCACCACGTCTGCTCGAGGTCTGCGGGGCTGGCACCGTGCGCGCATCATATTTTACCAGCACGATTTCCTCCTTTGGCATCGGTGACGGGAGCGGGGGCGGAGATGGGGGGAGCCCGGGGGAGACACAAATGTGCGACTGCAGCATCCTCACTCTCACGGCTGCATCCCTCGCGCCTCCTCACGGTTGCCTTAGCAACCTCCTATCGATGGGGTATTTATAGAGGAGGCGAACGCGTGTTGGGAGGCGTTGGGAAGCCGGAGGGGGGGACCGGGACTGGGTGGGCGTCTGCTAGGTCAGCCTCCAGCTTCAGGCTTCTCTTGGCTTGCATGGCTGTgtggaggcaggagggatgctgcTCGCCTTGGCGTCAGCGCGTGCGGCGGTCCAGCTTTTCCTGCTCATCGGAGCCGGAGGAGGTGGTTAGCGATTTGCGcgtggaaataaaaataagcgTCTGGGATGTCTGCCCTTCTCGCAGGCATCACTCGTGCTTCTGGGCTTGCATAGACCTGGCTTATTGTTGCACTGTAATAAACCATCTCTGAGCTCTGACACAGGGTGCATTGGCACGGATacttggaaaaaagttaaagataAAATCTTCCTGATGCATTAAATGTGTTGCCTGATGTATGACATGGGTTATGGAGCTGGGGGTCCTGACAAGTCTGGTCTTGAATATGCTTATTTCTGCGTCTCTGTTCTCCTGTCTATCAAAGGGGGAGAATGCCTGTAATAACGAGTGATACAGAGGTTTTGTGTGGAAACTGTGGCAAGTTTTCCGTGCAGTATGTTCTTTTATCCTGTGGGTTTGGATCTCTCCATAAAAACTGATGACAACAAAAGCAGGTCAGGTGGTCCCTGCTTAGAGCTGACGCAGCCTGTGGGGGAATGCACGGATCCGGGGGCCTCTCAGCTGCTCTCACATCCCCCAGGACAGCTCAAAGAAGCGGGGTTGGGTGCACAGTTTCTTGAGAAGAGGCCTCCTGGTgtgggctgtggggtgcaggaggTGGTAGACCCCTCCTGTGTAATTCTggtgctctgctgctttccctcaCTCCTGCTTAAACCCCAGACTGAGGTTTGCAATCTGAGTTTCGCAAACTGTTGGAAAGAAGCTGCTTTCTACCTCTGGAGATGGCTCCAGGCTTGCTTGACCTCTTGCCACTTTTGGTGCAGGAACCCCAGAAACCACAGTAGACCTCATGTTGGCAGGGAGAGTTGCTAGATTTACTGAGAAGGTGGCTGTTGGTGAGGTATGGTGGTGCCTGCTGTGGTGGCATGCATCAGCGCTTCTGTGTGTCTGGATGCCTGCCTTTTACGTGAAATGAGAAATGTGTTTCTAGCCCCGCTGACCCCATGAATGGCCCTGTGCTGTCCCTGACCTTGCTCCAGCTGAGCAGATTCAAGTGCTTTTGGGATAACTCTGAATATCTGAAGTCCTGGACCTAAGATCAGCGTGTGGTTTAGTTCCTGCTGTTTCTAACTGCGTTTGCTCCTCCATCCTCAATAAATTCGTGTAGGAGCTGGTTAGTCCCGTCCCTTCTGTCTCCTTACAGAATTGTGGCTTTGCCACAGCAAGGTGTCACACAAGGCGAGAGGAGATGAGTTTGCCCAGGACAGTCTGATCGGTGGGGCATTGAGCACAGGGAGAAGACAAAGCGTGAAAAATGAGTGAAACTCCTCCTGCAAGCAGGGAGGGATATACTCTGCTTCTGCAGGGCTTTGTTTCACTCTTGTGGggtttagtttagtttagtttagttttgtctttgaagCACAAAAGGTGCTTTTCCAGCTGGAGAGCTGTTGTCCTGGGTGTGCCGGGAGCTCTGTCACTCTTGCTGCTGCCCTTAGCTTGGCCCAACAACCTTTAGGAGATGcatatccttttctttcctgctgtgtaGTCAGCTTTATGGCAGTGGAGAAAACAGTATGGCCCTGTTTATTGCAGATTGTGGGTAGATTGTGGGCAGAAGTGAGAACTGGCATGGCTGTGAAGTTGATTTAAAACAGGATGACTGCTTTACCTGTATCCATCAATCTCTTGTGGAAGGGAGGACCACTAGGCTGTTACCAGCAGCTTTGGACACACAGGTTATCTTGTCTGCTGATGAGATATGGGGACTCTCCATCCAGTTCTTCCCTTCCTACTTCATTTGTCTGCAGCCCTGTGGGCTTCTTGGCCAGGGCCCTGGCCCTCCCTGGGGTGGTGCAGCACAAGTATGGCAGAGACCTGCCCCAGACTCTCAGAGAGCTGAGGGTGCCCTGAGGCCCTCCAATCCCTCTGGCCATGCAATGAGTAGGGAGGCAGTGTGAGTTCTTGGCTCTCTGAAGAGGCACCGCTTAGCTGGGAACTGTTGTGGGTCCACCAGACAGTGCCCTGCTTTCTGCATGAATCCGACCCTGGGTGGTGGAGGTCTTGGGCTTCAGGGGGTGAAATTTAAGCTGTCAGTGactctcctgttttcttccctgcaggTAGGCAGGAGCCCCCCGTAGCCGAGTGAGGCAGCATGGCAAGTAAGTGTTCCCCAGTCAAGTCGGAGAGGTGGCGGTggtgctggaggagagaagggggatGTTTGGCAGCCACCTCTCAAGGAAGGGGTGCCTGTGCTTTTTGGGGGATGCTACTCTCTGTGGGGAGCAGATGCCATCAGCTGTTATCCCTGGATGAGGTCTGAGGTCTGGCCTGACTTgtgcttctctctcccctgtgcAAGGTGGGAGTTGAGAGGAGGTGCAGAAGGGCCAACTTTTCCAGGACTCCCCATatgctgcagcatttctttatttgtgtGTTGCTTGCTGTGCAAGGCAGGCCTCACCAAGGCTCTTTGGGCTGACTGGCCCCTCTGCAGGGGTTGCTGGTCTGCGCTGACATCTAGCAATGGTGCTCTTCATGGCCCGTGACTGGCATCCCATGAGCTGCCCATCCTGGGGGCCGTGCTGCCTTGTAGCCTGTGCgactggtggcactggggctCTGCGTTCCCAGTGGATGGGCAGCTGCCTAACTTGGCCCTGCTGGGAGCTCGCTGTGTCTTGGCATCTGAAGGAGCGCCTGGCAGATGGGGCTGCTCGGGGCCAGCAGCTAAAGCTGGGCTGAGACTGGCGAGGGTGCAGGGTGGAGGATGGTGTGTGGTCTGTAAAGAGCTAGACTCAACCCTCCCTCCTTGCTCTTCTGGGCAGCCTGCGCAGAGGCTGCATGCAGTGATGTGATGGGAGCTCAAGGAAGACGGCAGTTGTGAATGGGGAGATGTAGAGATCTGGCTGAGATCTCGGGATTTGCTCGGGGTGTTGCCAGAGCCAGCTATGAAGGTGGAGGCAGTAGCCAcgctgggcaggaggaggaccCCAGGGATGACAGGTATGCCTTCTTTCATTATCTGTGCTGTGCTAGGTGGGTGAGGGAGCAGAGATCTTCagacagtgtttttaaaaggcagttttaaTCTTCTGTTAATGAGGAGGGTACCTGACTGGATCCCTGCCTTCTTCCACGgctgtcttttctctctcccagagcTCAGGTGCTGGCTCACCAGCACTTACTGGTTGTGGCAGTGTCCCCCACCAACCAGTTGCCTTCGTGGTGACCCTGCTGTGCAGGAGGGGGATGTGGTGGTCAGCATGCTCACCATCATGTGCGTTCTGGCAGCGTACAGCCCTGGCTGTCCCTCTTGCAGAAACAGCCACATGTCattctgcagagaagcagcccCGGGGGTGTCCCCACAAGCCGGGCAGCAAAGCTGTGGGGTAGTGGTGTGGCCAAGCCtgccagccacagcagcacctCAGGAAAGCCAGCAGGGATGCAGTGAACCTTCCCTCTGCCTAAAGCTCTGATCTCTCCTGAGCACCGGTTCTCCAGCTGGTGTGGGGAGACTTGGAGAGGCACAAGGGGTCAGTACGGAGGCTGCTGGGCCTTGGGAAGTCCCCTCTGCCCTGCGGTTTGAGGACAATACCTGCTCAGCTGTCTGCTCTTCGTGTCAGTTGGGGATCCAGGCTGCAGATGAGAGTTGGCAAGGCTCTTGTTTTCTGAAGGCCATTGGTTTTCCTGCTCTGGTCCCCAGGCACGTGGGAGCTCTTTGCACTTTCTGTGTAAAAGAGGAGAGGGGGCAGTGACTTagtttctgctcttctgccatTTCTAGGTCCCTGAGGGAAATTGGACGTGGGGAGAGGCACACACCTCCATTGCAGCATGCTTTCAGTCAGGACATTGCTCGTGATACCTGCCTGCCTGTgtgtctgtttttatttcccacCATAGTGGCCAGTTCAGCACGGCAAAGCAGGGTGACTGGTATCTACAGGGATGGAAGACCCTGACAGTGAGATCTGCAGCCAAGCTCGTTGCTCCAAGGTGTGCTGAGGAAGTTGGAAAGAGGCTCAGACTCCAgtgctgaggaggggagagtTGATACTCTGATCAAGGGCCTGATCAAGGCGGGATGCAAAGGTCAGAATTCTCCAGCAAAGGATGGGACATTTGTGGAATGGATGGTGTCTTTGTAAAATTTCGTCTCATTCTGGAAAGGCTCAAGAGAAGGTCAGCCTGCCAACCTGCTCCCTCTCCAGCCAGCATAGCCCTCCTGAACTGCGAAAGCCAAGGCAAGCTGatccctgccctcctgcaggATGCCTTCTGTGCctcttgaaaatgcttttttggttgtccttgtaaaaaaaaaagtttgcataaTAAAGTTGATTCTGAGGGAAAGTCTCTGACTCACATGATTCATGCTGCTCTTCATTCACACCTCAGTGGTTTAGCCCTCTGCAAACTCTCACTGAAGCAAGCCATTAATAAATCACGGGGGGAAAATGCACCTACAGAGCACAAAAAGAGCATCACGGGATGGTGTAGCGCAGTAGTACTCGCTTATGCCATGATCTTGTACCTACCTTGATATTTACAAATACTCTCACAAATACCTTGCTGTATTGTTTTAGGAGCAGGGTACGTGTAAGGTAAAGCAGAAGGAAACCTGCCGGTCTCTCTGGTAAAAGGCTCCTAATGAAAGAAATTGGTGGCTTTTCACTGTTAGGTTTGATCTTCACCAAGCTCCTTCTTGAAAGAGTATTTCTGTGTTACAGCCAAGCTGGTCTAATGGGAGACTCCGGCTGTCCTCTTGCCTCCTTGTCCTGCATCTGTTGATGTTGCTGCAGTGTGAGTTGGTTCATCTGGTTG
Coding sequences:
- the CLDN2 gene encoding claudin-2, coding for MVSMGLQLLGYTVAFLGYIGTLTATLLPSWKTSSYIGSSIVTAVSFTKGLWMECATYSTGITQCDIYSSLLNLPADVQAAQALMVSSCAISSLACLLTVVGMRCTIFSQGSPGKDRVAVAGGAVFILGGLLCFIPLVWNIHVVLRDFHNPVLPDSMKFELGEALYLGIISSLLSLVGGFILCTSCPARDPTATYASTYQPRLLAGKSPRPSVSQTQKTKSEVNSYNLTGYV
- the RIPPLY1 gene encoding protein ripply1, with the protein product MEAAACGLAPHGLRVPVASACPAPGLEQGERSQPLWRPWLPGVEEGTRWRREHTDTAWTPEAAGDGGPNKTLAFFHHPVRLLWPKSKSFDYLYGVGEKLLENFPVQATLCLYEDSGSEEEKEEEEEEEEEEEEEKEEAGDVATGPPPQAGSPGRPA